The DNA window CTGCTCGTACCGCCCCACGGGTTAGCCTCCCAGCCGGGGTTGAAGATCGTGGTGCAGCCGACCGGCTGGTTCATGCCCACCACATCGTCCTGGTCCTGGGTCTGACCCCGGGTCTGGCTGGCCTCGACCTGTTCGGCCTTGTGGTTGCGTGGCTTGAGGTGTTTCATCAGCGTCTCCTTGTCCGCGTTTCCCATTCATCATTGAGCGTTTTCTTCAGGTCAGTTCCTTGGGAGCGTCTCCCCTGCCGCGCAGCACGTACTGCTCGACAAAGCCGGGCGTTTTGCGCTGCAACTCCATATAGACCCCGATGCCATACTCTGTCCAGGCTCTCAGAAAGTCGCAGTAGTGCAGGTTGGGGTGGAGGGCGTCGCCGAACTGGGTCATGGCCTCATGATAACACCCGCCTCCGCACAGCCCGCGCACCCAGCAGGTCTGACACACCGTTTTGTTGCCCAGGTGAGCCTTGTTGACAAACGCGTTCAGCCGGTCGTAGTCCAGCCCGTCCTTGACGTTGCCGTAGTGATGCTCCTCGCTGCCGGGGAAACGGTGGCACAGGTACACGTCTCCGTTGCCGTCCACATCCAGCAGGCCCAGCCCGGCGCCGCACGGGAAAAACTTGTTGGTGCCGACATGGATGTCGGTCAGCAGGGTGCTTAGGTTGGAGAAGCCGGTGTAGGAGCCCGCGACGGCGCGCTCGACGTACAGGCTGCCGAGTTGCCGAAAACCGGCCAGCACCTCGTGCAGGTCGGCCGGTTCCAGACCGTAGTCGGCCCCGTCTGTGGCCGTGACCGGAGAAAATCCGACCTCAAAAAAACCCAGTCCGGTCAGGTGTTCGTAGGTCCGCACGATGTCGATGGCGTCTTTGGTCACCGTGACCCGCGCCACCACCGGGCGGGCGGTATAGCGTGCGAACAGACGCTCCAGACGGGGCGCCAGCACCTGGTAGGAGCCTTTACGCTGTCCCCCGGCGGTCAGAAACGAGCGCCGCTTATCGTGCAAATCGGGCGGACCATCAATACTGACCGTGATGCCAAAGCGGTGGGCCTGGAAAAAGTCGATGACACTATCGGTCAGCAGGGTGCCGTTGGTGGTGATCGAAAAATCGACCGCCTTGTCTTCGGTCTGGGCCTTCTGCTCGGCATAGGCCACCACCTGGCGCATCAGCTTGAAATTCAGCAGGGCCTCACCGCCAAAGAAAAT is part of the Desulfurellaceae bacterium genome and encodes:
- the qhpC gene encoding quinohemoprotein amine dehydrogenase subunit gamma, with amino-acid sequence MKHLKPRNHKAEQVEASQTRGQTQDQDDVVGMNQPVGCTTIFNPGWEANPWGGTSSMCAPVEADLLSCANVCWWPAQVPDSLQNTPEWAKACSGSTQEDWRSLEVVFPKID
- the peaB gene encoding quinohemoprotein amine dehydrogenase maturation protein — translated: MQLRFHSENAYPMSTDSGRVLVAAKSMALFEMDAVCEAVLHYAQIRPACSLEQLTAALADRFPAEEIAETVHEFVRLHIFETEAPDPSVSIPELDVEHFPVSSVVVNVANKCNLHCTYCYEPDEAKYGPTPVQMDWPTAQASVDFLFQKSGQSREVNLIFFGGEALLNFKLMRQVVAYAEQKAQTEDKAVDFSITTNGTLLTDSVIDFFQAHRFGITVSIDGPPDLHDKRRSFLTAGGQRKGSYQVLAPRLERLFARYTARPVVARVTVTKDAIDIVRTYEHLTGLGFFEVGFSPVTATDGADYGLEPADLHEVLAGFRQLGSLYVERAVAGSYTGFSNLSTLLTDIHVGTNKFFPCGAGLGLLDVDGNGDVYLCHRFPGSEEHHYGNVKDGLDYDRLNAFVNKAHLGNKTVCQTCWVRGLCGGGCYHEAMTQFGDALHPNLHYCDFLRAWTEYGIGVYMELQRKTPGFVEQYVLRGRGDAPKELT